In the Arachis ipaensis cultivar K30076 chromosome B10, Araip1.1, whole genome shotgun sequence genome, one interval contains:
- the LOC107622768 gene encoding arginyl-tRNA--protein transferase 2, whose product MASSSRTNPRKESVVVDCGRRRTTCGYCRSPRRSSISHGLWAHSLTVDDYQGLLDRGWRRSGCFLYKPEMERTCCPSYTIRLKASDFVPSKEQVRVSRRLQRYLDGSLDAKRANTSEDATTSKKSESCVRHKVSSPKSEESLSASKEEQNEVENILRHLSDQINKIVQMLIEKGEFPSHIVLPKPLVRKVSQGKKKLLASGSEDMLYSSNIAFQIAASIKRTQSGDKNRNNSQPSQNGEKENASSPKIIAEKLVVPLDPMVKSSGFSVRACNGHINFYAPTEQVCQSECVQSAETSKKSGMKRDIGGNCLSSPPHCQVKKRKFEIRMNRSSFDPEEFALYRRYQLKVHNDKPDHVTETSYRRFLVDTPLLFVSPTGDSTVPPCGFGSFHQQYLIDGKLVAVGVIDVLPKCLSSKYLFWDPDFAFLSLGKYSALQEIGWVKENQAHCPSLQYYYLGYYIHSCNKMRYKASYRPSELLCPLCYQWVSFDIARPLLDKRPYVVLSDSSVLKNGDSSLHQATEDSTERHLDDIDQEDANDVRMDEDEQTVDSEESSDDEPELETTAYGNAENCDVSRVLVGVEGTCLRYRDLRNAFGPEGRQYLETQLQKYKNVVGPELSERMVYSVG is encoded by the exons atggCAAGCAGCAGCAGAACTAACCCGCGAAAGGAAAGCGTCGTCGTCGATTGTGGTCGCCGCCGAACCACTTGCGGCTATTGCAGATCGCCCCGCCGCTCTAGCATCTCTCATG GCTTGTGGGCGCATAGCCTTACTGTGGATGACTACCAAG GACTTCTTGATCGGGGTTGGAGAAGATCTGGATGTTTTCTTTATAAGCCAGAGATGGAAAGGACATGCTGCCCTTCTTATACAATTCGTTTGAAAGCAAGCGACTTTGTTCCTTCCAAGGAGCAGGTTCGTGTATCTAGACGATTGCAAAG GTATTTAGATGGATCCTTGGATGCCAAAAGAGCTAATACATCTGAGGACGCAACTACTTCAAAGAAATCAGAAAGCTGTGTCCGTCATAAGGTCTCATCCCCCAAGTCAGAAGAATCTCTATCTGCCAGCAAGGAAGAGCAGAATGAGGTTGAAAACATTTTGCGCCATTTATCagatcaaattaataaaatagtacagATGTTGATTGAGAAGGGGGAATTTCCTTCTCATATTGTGTTACCAAAACCTTTAGTCAGAAAGGTTTCACAAGGGAAGAAAAAATTACTAGCCAGTGGATCAGAAGATATGTTATATAGCAGCAATATAGCATTTCAAATTGCAGCCTCTATAAAAAGAACTCAATCAGGTGACAAGAATAGGAATAATTCCCAACCATCACAAAATGGTGAAAAGGAAAATGCATCATCTCCCAAAATTATTGCAGAAAAGTTAGTAGTGCCTTTAGATCCGATGGTGAAAAGTTCTGGGTTTTCTGTCAGGGCTTGCAATGGGCATATCAATTTCTATGCTCCTACGGAGCAAGTTTGCCAGAGTGAGTGTGTTCAAAGTGCTGAAACTTCTAAAAAATCTGGAATGAAGCGTGATATTGGTGGAAATTGTCTGAGTAGTCCTCCACATTGTCAGGTGAAAAAGCGAAAGTTTGAGATCAGAATGAATAGATCCAGTTTTGATCCAGAAGAATTTGCTCTGTATAGGCGATATCAGCTCAAAGTACATAATGATAAACCAGACCATGTCACGGAGACCTCATATCGCAGGTTTCTGGTTGATACTCCATTATTATTTGTTTCTCCCACCGGTGATAGCACTGTTCCACCTTGTGGCTTTGGCTCTTTccatcaacaatatttaatagaTGGCAAATTAGTGGCAGTTGGTGTTATAGATGTCCTTCCCAAATGTTTGTCAAGCAAATATTTATTCTGGGATCCAGACTTTGCCTTCCTATCACTTGGCAAGTACTCAGCACTTCAAGAAATAGGTTGGGTGAAAGAAAACCAGGCTCATTGCCCTAGTCTTCAGTACTATTATCTTGGCTACTATATTCACTCATGCAACAAGATGAGATACAAAGCTTCCTATCGTCCATCGGAGCTTTTATGCCCACTTTGTTATCA GTGGGTCTCATTTGACATTGCAAGGCCCTTGCTTGACAAAAGGCCTTATGTTGTCTTATCAGATTCCTCCGTTTTAAAAAATGGCGATTCTTCCCTCCATCAAGCTACCGAAGATTCAACAGAAAGGCACCTTGATGACATTGACCAAGAAGATGCAAATGATGTCCGAATGGATGAGGATGAACAAACCGTAGACTCTGAAGAAAGCTCTGACGATGAACCTGAACTTGAAACCACTGCATATGGCAACGCGGAAAATTGTGATGTCAGCAGAGTTTTGGTTGGGGTAGAGGGAACTTGTTTGAGATACAGG GATCTGCGAAATGCCTTTGGTCCTGAGGGGAGGCAGTATTTGGAGACCCAGCTGCAGAAATACAAGAACGTCGTGGGTCCAGAGTTATCTGAGAGAATGGTCTATTCTGTTGGATAA
- the LOC107623932 gene encoding protein yippee-like — MFCSVSTSVATCCVYCQLCVLYQYQEAQLLSKVMGRLFVINLEGKIYSCKHCRTHLAISEDIISKAFHSRHGKAYLFNKVVNVSVGEKEERTMITGLHTVADIFCVGCGSILGWKYEIAHEKNQKYKEGKSVLERYKISGPDGSNYWITHEAHAGGSDADDA; from the exons ATGTTCTGTTCTGTGTCCACATCTGTTGCAACTTGTTGTGTGTACTGTCAACTGTGTGTACTGTACCAATATCAAGAGGCACAG TTATTGAGCAAAGTCATGGGAAGGTTGTTTGTGATCAATCTTGAAGGGAAGATCTATAGCTGCAAACACTGCCGCACCCACCTTGCCATATCTGAAGACATCATCTCCAAG GCCTTCCATTCCAGACATGGGAAAGCTTATCTTTTCAACAAGGT TGTGAATGTTTCTGTTGGAGAAAAAGAGGAGAGGACGATGATAACTGGATTGCATACTGTGGCTGACATATTCTGTGTTGGTTGCGGATCAATCCTTGGTTGGAAATAT GAGATTGCTCATGAGAAAAACCAGAAGTACAAGGAAGGAAAATCGGTGCTCGAGCG GTACAAGATATCAGGTCCTGATGGAAGTAATTATTGGATTACTCATGAAGCTCATGCTGGTGGAAGTGACGCTGATGATGCTTAA